AGCAGGTTGCCCATCTTGACCATGGCGGAGACGAAGTCGGAGGAGAACTGGGAGGGGTTGGTGCTGTACTGCCTGACGAGGCCGTCCTGCGAGCCGCCATTGAAGAGCTCCTGGTCGGAGTGGAGCAGGCCGCGCTGCGACACGAGGTTCTGGTAGTAGGCGTTGTCGAAGGCGTCGGGCGTCTGCACGTCGAACGGCGCGAGGttggcgtcgccgccggagcgcgGGCACGTCTGCTGCCGGAGCGACGCGAAGGAGGCGTTGATGTTGCGCTCGGTGTAGATGCGGCTGCGGAAGAACTGGCACTGGGCGCGGCCGATGGTGTGGGCGCCCGACAGCGCCGTCATGTCGCGCGCCGAGAGGCCCTGGTTGCCGAACATGCTGATGAGCGTGGCGAGGCTCGACCCGGGCCCCGGCAGGTTGCTGTTCGCCGCGCTCTGGCTCGCCGTGCGCGAGTCCTTCCGCCCCAGCGCCACGCTCCACGTTGGCCCACCCAGCTGCACACCAAAAGAACATGTCAGCCACTGGTAAAATTTCAGTGACGTACGGGTGGTTTCACGTACGTGTCAGAGCAGCGTATGTAGTACACTGACCAGGTTGACGCCGTcgcgggcggcgagggcgaggatgtcggcgcaggagacggtgGCCTTGCAGGAGGCCTCCACCTGCGTCTTGATGGCGTCGATCACCTCGAACCCGCGGGCCGAGTTGGCGTTCGGGCCGGCGCTCTTCTCGCCGGTGAACGTCGACGTGTCGTCAAGCAGGATCGAGCCGTCACATCCCTGCAACCAACCCCACCAGACAACCATAAAACCATAACTCATGAGCTCATGATCATTCATCAGCAACAGCACCAgccaaaaaaattaattaaaaataatgttGCGTTGCTTAATTACATTGACGAAGCAATCATGGAAGAAGAGGCGAAGGATGGAGGCCCCCATCCGGGGCTCCGTCCGCACGGCGGACGCCATCCCGGACCGCACGATGGTGGCCAGGTTGGGGCACGTCCTCGAGTAGAAGTTGGGGGACAGCTGCTGCgcctccgccgctccgccgAGCAAAACGGCGAccacgacagcgacggcggccacCAAGGCCCGCCCGGTGATCACCACTCCGGCCATCTCGACACAAGGTAGCAGAGAGAGCAGCACACTACAAACGTACACAACTCGATCCTGAGATGAGTTGGATGGGACGAGACGCACAGGGGTGGCCTCCAATTTATAGTGTGCCGCCATATGCTACCCGCTGGCCCATGCATTCggttggatcgatcgatcgatcgatctcctgcTGCACGCGGCACACACGAGGTGTAGTAGTAGACGACTAGTAGTGGTTTAGAACAAAATTTTCAGCCAAACTCTCTGCACTCTCTGCATGCAGGCTGCAGCGCCGGACTTGGTTGACCAATAAGCTGTCCTGGCACGCGCGATTCAGGCATGGGTCCCAGAGTCTCctgcacgtcgtcgtcgtctcgttGCTAAACTACTTATATACTACCCctgtttttaatagataacgtcgttgattttttcttacatgtttgactattcatcttatttaaaaaatttatgtaattataatttattttgttatgagttattttatcactcatagtactttaagtgtgatttatatcttttacatttgcataaaattttttgaataagacgaatggtcaaacatatgagaaaaagtcaacaacgtcatctattaaaaaatggaggaagtatttgtTAGCCAGCCGGAAGCCAAAACATGATGAGCAATCCCATAGTCATCAACCTCCCGTGTCGATCGATCTCGATATCGGCACGAATTATTGCATGTGTTAGCTCGTCACTTTCCTGAATATTATGGCCATATAGTATAGTAGGCTAGTAGCTAGTAATATGATTATGTGTGTGGCCCGTGCACGTCGTCATATGATGATCATCTCTCGATACATGGGCTCATGTGACATGGGAGGAAATTTCGCCCGAGGGGAAGAATGGTCGTAGGATGCACGTACAATCAGGCCAGCCATCCGGCCGCAAAATGGACCAAAAGGATCGATGATGATATACGTTGATAGTAGTGCAGTACATTGTTGGATGCATGCAATGCTTGCTTGGTTAATTGTGTGCTGCAGGTTTGAAAACTATTAAGCAAGGATGGTTCGGCAATCTTCGGAGGATATGCTTATTTTAGTTTGAAAGCGCATATCTGTATTAGTAGACATCAAGGACAATCCACGCACTTAGGACTGATAGCACGTGTACCGATCGACCGAAGCTACTGTTGGTTAATTTATATGGTTTTTTCATGGCTATTTCTAACTGAGTCACGGCGCAAACCGGCTGTGTTTAAGTTGGTGGTCGTCCACCCAGCTTGAGAGCTAGATTATTCTTCATCTTTAGTTCCGATtcgtgttatcaaccgggactaaagatcaaattttaatcccggttgatgATTTGGAGTATATTTAATACTAGTTTTTAATCTAACCGGGATAATTATGATTTTGGGTACCATAGGAAAAGATCAGTCCTCCACTAGTATGATCAAAGTGCATATGTGGAGGTATTGGGAGGATTCCATGGTTCTTCACATAATAGTAGTACATCCATTTTAAACACGTAATATTGTTGGCTTTCGAACATGATGattgaccatttattttattagaaaagctttatatatatcaatattttattttgtttgggCTTGTGTTATCATTAAAGAtcctatatttttaatatatttatgcTAAAATGTTTAATAAGATGGATAGTTAAACATGATGTTAAAATTCAATATCGCGTCATATATTTGAAAATGGAGGAATGGGAAATATCCAGGCTAGCTATTCATCAGCTACAGTGTTTTAGAACATATTGTTAATTATATACTCTATCAGTCTCACAAAAAATCATccaaaaattaaatatgttgttttttttacggAGCGAGTATCAGGCaaactaaataaaaaaaatcacaaagagACCAAATTATCCAACACATCACATGAGAGATTAACGTAACAATTAATTAACATTACATGGCACTTTCATGTCACGGGCAACGAATGAATAATCGAGGATAAGATTATCTGGAGATAAGACCATGCATGATATACATATATGAAACTGTTCCGTGGTGACCATACGTGTAGAAATCAATCGCTTTCGTCTAATTAAACATTGTAGAAATTTGTAAGCGTGCGTCTCACTGTCATCCATGTTGAAAGAAGTACTAAGTTTTCAAACTTGCAACGACTAACGCTAACCGGTGTCAGCTCCGGTCTTTTGCCTGAGATAAGCACTTCTTAACCGAAAAGAGATAGGGGAGTAATTAATAACCAATTTAACACGCGAGAATTATACAACCTGTGTTCGATAGCAACCTGCTGCAGTTTAATTTGATTTGCTACCTAATTACTAAGCAGctagctaatactccctccattccataatactACACAACCACTTTTTAAAGATGTTTCATAATACAAGacatgcatatatgtaagcaattTACTATGACccattctccattaaattattattttttaaatcatccactctcatgttctctaattctattggatatgcatgcattgtatttattaggatgatccaaactacaatatgataataattatttcttgatttttgggttaggggtggttatgccttatattttagaatggagggagtagtagatagACTTCTCAGCGATCGATGTGACTATGCATCGATGAGACGTTGAGCCATGCATGAATTAATTCATGGACGTGACTGCGAGTTTGTGATGAGCGGGTATGCATGCACTTGTTTGGGCATGTGGCTCACTCTATGTAGAATTGTAATCTTTTATGCCATTTGGAGTAGTGCTGGCATGTTTCATATATACAAAGATAGGAAGATCATGGAAAAGAGCTAGCCTAGTTGTCATTAAAATTCAGCATATATACATAAGAGCAAAAGGTAGGCATTCTGCAAAGATTAATTCGACATGGCCTTGTTGTCACAAAAGGATATATTATTCAAGGTTCAGTGTAGGCTTGCTGTTAGAAAGAACCAATAGGTCTGATACTGGTACGAGCCAAATGAAGGATCACCATCGATGACAATTCAGATAACAGAGCTATGCAAAAGTACATGATTGtttgaatttaaaatttgtCACTATGTAAAAGCATTTTGTCTCTGCTAGGCCAAATTTCAAAGATGCTTTGTTTCTAGCATTTCACTTGGCCGTATTTGGTGACAGTGGATCATGCCAAACTATAACATATATACATAAGAAACTGTTTTGTGCAGCGCATCAGCCAATCAatcaggatatatatatatatacaaaggtGACAAATGTGATTGCTCACACGCATCTTATTTGGGATAACTAACAATAATTAACGTCCACTACTGAAGATAAAAAaggcccagaaaaaaaaaagcaagtagCTAATGAATAAATGATGTAGTGATCGATGATGAAGAATTGAAGATCAAGCATATCATCGTTGCGACGATGCACGCATATCTGCTGAAAAGCCTTATTGTGATATAcatcaagcatgcatgcatgttaccCCCAGCGAGTTAAACATTGTATCCATGGATGCGTCCAATTCAATTAAACTAAGTACTCGTGTCTGATAGCATGTAGGTCATCTATGTTATgctataactaggaaggtattcgcgcgggcatgtattGTGGGCTGCATGTTTCAAAAGCTTATAAGAACATAATATTAACCAAATAGCACGGTCACACTTCGAAGTATGTTTTCTCCACAAATATTCTTCGTCGGTATTTGTTATTTTCCACAAACGTGTTATCTAACAACTTAAAAGCGTTTCACATTGTTGTAATGTAAGAAACATGTTCTTAATCATATGGTTTAAAAATCTTTGTGGCTTTTCCTAAATATTTATGACTGACCAATAGCTAGTCTCCAAAATATGGTCTAAAGTAATTTATTTCTTTTACTTGTTAAATATAGTTAATTTGGATTTGGACTCATGAAAGTTTACTGCAAATAATCTAATGAGGTGCacagataaaaaaatagtttagatGGTAGTTGTTTAAAAATTGCTATCACAAAATGTGTTTTCTATCTAACTAATAAGCATGAAAATAGGACAATGGGAAAGAAGGAAAAGAGGCGGCGAGGTTGTGCTCGTGCATGAGGGGGGAGGGCGCAGACATGCATACGTACGGACATAACATAATAGGGAAGCCGGACATGAGGGATGGGATTGGGCCTTTTCTCTTTTTGTCTATCTATTAAGATAAATCTAATAGTAAAAAAATAGTGAGTCCATGGTAAAAGGCATATTTCATATAAATTATGAgtatatgtgattttttttcaattatttcatattttattatgtCAATTCAGATGACATGTAAAAATAGTAGGGATGTTGTCTCTTGACAAAACACTATTTAATAGTCGAATTTCTAATTTTTGTTTGATATTGTAGTTTTAATTTACATGTGCATGTTTTTAGAATAATGTAGatgagaggaagagggaggaaggggaaaagacgttttttatttaaaagttttatatagATAGATTTAATGTTAAAAATAATAGGTTTATCGATTTAAATGGAAATCAATGATTAAATGTTTCTTTCGTAGTATTTGTAGTACTTTTTATAAGTTATTAGATGTACCATGTGATGAGCTAGGAATACTATAAAGGATGTATAATGGACCGTTATTATATAATGGATAGATCTGTATGATATTTTAATGAATCTTTATTATATAGTAATTATTTATATACTAAGCTGCTAGCTAGAAAATATGGATAATAAACTGAGCAAGGAGAGAGGGTAGATCATTTACAATGGCATGATATGTGTTAATATTTAGTTATCATATAAAGGATATGAGTTTATATCCAAATGGTCTATTTCTTATGTGTATATACACACCAACACATGGCAtaattaaaatcaaatatattataagaaattataattatttaatattaatattttaatataaaaatttgctacctataaataaaaataataaagggaaaattggaaccataccattataattttgtaaaatttaagatatgccatctgacccatatgtcattgactcatgtgggttctacatgtcattgagataccgatagcatatcttaaactttacaaaattataatagcatggttccaatttactcgtaaataaatggaaaaaaagagagagaagatgggGGACGTAGgtatgtggttttttttttgacacgcGTACGTACGTAGGTTGGGGTATGTATATGACGGAGGGGATACGGATGCATGGGCTTTGAGATTTTGTCCCTGttataagatagatctaatggtgtGAAAAGATGGGTTCACCgtattaagtgaaaatcgatggttggatttttgttttttcctcagaatttctataatttgttagagtgccacatggcggtataagagcgtttgtaggagccacatggcggtttaggagtgtttgtaggaagtttaatggacttttagtatataatagatagatagatagatagataatcaTGTTATTTATTAAGTGCAAAATCTGAATTGAGGCTTAGCTGAAAACAGATTATCGAGCGGATTAATTGTTGTCATGGTCTCATGGATTATCGATtatagagataaattaaatatttcagTAAATAAATTTATCAAATATAAATAAGTTGTTCAAGCATACAGTATAGATAGAAGAAAATTTATTGacaaaatgtattttttaaacGTGGAGCAAATAATCTGTTTCAACGATCCAGTAAATAATGTAAAATGAACCGTAAACATTGATGGTGTACGCCAAATATGAGCATGTGCCAGTCAACACTCAGACCAGTTTATCTTTTTTCAACGGCCAAATAGGTTGCTTGGCGTTATATTATAATAGGAGTACTTTAAGTATACAACAAAAGctaaagaaaaatgaaaaaaaaatacatttctgACTGCAAATATCACtataaaaaacgatttttcctGTACAGGGACTCATTTAGATTGCAGACGGACCATAACTGGTCACGTCTGCGAAAATCGTCCTCCATTTTTGTGTGCAGCTCACCGCacgtaaaaatcaattttcgtagACGGGCCTCTTAATATGCCCACACGGAAAAATACTCTATTTTTGGACGTGGGGCTCTTAACAGGCCCGCCCGGAAAAATCCTCTTTCCCTCTCAACATGTTCAAAAAAACATTCAAGTTTCacttctcctctctcccccttatcttctcctcactttcctctcctcctctcagtATTCCCCCTTATCTTCCACTCAAGAGCTAGCACCGCGCGACCGCGTCGAGCTCGCGCCCCCGCAAGCcacaccgccggcgccggcgccgcctccttctccttctcctccggctCCAACCTCTTCGCCTTCTTCAGCTccagcggcggcaggcgaccgGGAGCGGCGAGcgaccctcccccctcccccgggATCCGGCAGAGGCAGCTGCCCCTCGCTCGGatctggcggcggtggcagtaGGCGGGCGGGCTCGAACGATGGAGAGGCGGTGGATCTGGCGACAACGACCGACTGGCCAGCAATGCACTTCCTCGTCGAGTGCATACTCCGTCTCTCTCGCCGACCTCCGCGCGTAGTCCCATTGGTGGGCCTAAGAACAATGATAGAGGCAAGGTTGATCTTCGACGGCTAGCATTGGAGATGCATGgggaaaacctttttttttttggaaattgtGGTCATTGATATGTGGATTTCTATTGTGACATGTTCTTGTCGTTGGATTTGCTTTGCAATGTGGATTGAGAATGCAGGGCTGCTGCATCTGggcattttcaatttttctttgAACTTCTTTGCTGGCAGTCAGAGAGCATATGCATGTGCATATtttcgaaaaaagaaaaaaataccaaaaatgAGCTTCAC
The Oryza sativa Japonica Group chromosome 6, ASM3414082v1 DNA segment above includes these coding regions:
- the LOC4341249 gene encoding peroxidase P7 — encoded protein: MAGVVITGRALVAAVAVVVAVLLGGAAEAQQLSPNFYSRTCPNLATIVRSGMASAVRTEPRMGASILRLFFHDCFVNGCDGSILLDDTSTFTGEKSAGPNANSARGFEVIDAIKTQVEASCKATVSCADILALAARDGVNLLGGPTWSVALGRKDSRTASQSAANSNLPGPGSSLATLISMFGNQGLSARDMTALSGAHTIGRAQCQFFRSRIYTERNINASFASLRQQTCPRSGGDANLAPFDVQTPDAFDNAYYQNLVSQRGLLHSDQELFNGGSQDGLVRQYSTNPSQFSSDFVSAMVKMGNLLPSSGTATEVRLNCRKVN